In Devosia sp. 1566, a single genomic region encodes these proteins:
- a CDS encoding cation diffusion facilitator family transporter, which yields MQRTLHIAAASLLVGLVVLGIKFLAWWLTGSVALFSDALESIVNVVTALTALIAVRLAQRPADAALPYGYGKAEYFSAVIVGVMIIVAAILILREAWVGFFHPRLPDAPWQGLLLAAVATVINLVWAGVLLRHGRAEGSPALEADGKHLLTDVVSTIGVLVGLGLAIMTGWALLDPILAAMVAVNILWSGWGVVRASVGGLMDVAVPAETQKTIREVIATNATGAIEAHDIRTRQAGRMVFIDFHLVVPGALSVDEAHRICDGIESKLREAVKDAQITIHVEPENKAKHAGIVVL from the coding sequence ATGCAAAGAACCCTTCACATCGCTGCTGCAAGCCTGTTGGTTGGGCTGGTGGTGCTTGGCATCAAGTTCCTCGCCTGGTGGCTCACCGGGTCGGTGGCGCTGTTTTCCGACGCGCTGGAATCGATCGTCAATGTGGTGACGGCCCTCACCGCATTGATCGCGGTGCGGCTGGCGCAACGACCGGCCGACGCCGCCCTGCCCTATGGCTATGGCAAGGCCGAGTATTTTTCGGCGGTGATCGTAGGCGTGATGATCATCGTGGCCGCAATCCTGATCCTGCGCGAGGCATGGGTCGGGTTTTTCCACCCCCGGCTGCCCGATGCGCCCTGGCAGGGATTGCTGCTGGCCGCGGTGGCCACGGTGATCAACCTCGTTTGGGCGGGCGTATTGCTGCGCCATGGCCGCGCGGAAGGCTCGCCGGCGCTTGAAGCCGATGGCAAGCATCTGTTGACCGATGTCGTGTCCACCATCGGGGTGCTGGTGGGGCTGGGCCTGGCGATCATGACCGGCTGGGCGCTGCTCGACCCGATCCTCGCGGCGATGGTCGCGGTCAACATCCTGTGGTCGGGCTGGGGCGTGGTGCGCGCGAGCGTAGGCGGCCTCATGGATGTCGCCGTGCCGGCCGAAACGCAGAAAACCATTCGCGAGGTGATCGCGACCAACGCTACGGGTGCCATCGAGGCCCATGATATTCGCACCAGGCAGGCCGGGCGCATGGTGTTTATCGATTTTCACCTGGTGGTGCCGGGCGCGCTCAGCGTCGATGAAGCGCACCGGATTTGCGACGGGATCGAAAGCAAGCTGCGCGAAGCGGTCAAGGATGCGCAGATCACGATTCACGTGGAGCCGGAAAACAAGGCCAAGCATGCCGGGATTGTGGTGCTGTGA
- a CDS encoding cobalamin biosynthesis protein: MHTIPAEPARVLAGIGSRRLTDPQEIIALVGQCLEEAGMPLATLVALASHARKAGDPALLAAADGLGVPLRLLDGHALRAAVPTPSSVVERHTGLPSIAEACALAAGTLLLPKRQTARVTCALALCRPSWQLDRFGQPAPQPASAATQASTSATSRAGG, encoded by the coding sequence GTGCATACCATTCCAGCCGAGCCGGCCCGGGTATTGGCCGGAATTGGCTCGCGCCGCCTAACCGATCCACAGGAGATCATCGCCCTTGTCGGGCAATGCCTCGAGGAAGCTGGCATGCCATTGGCCACATTGGTGGCCCTTGCCAGCCATGCCCGCAAGGCCGGGGATCCGGCGTTGCTTGCTGCCGCAGACGGGCTCGGCGTTCCCCTCCGCCTGCTTGATGGTCACGCCCTACGGGCAGCCGTCCCCACTCCATCAAGCGTGGTTGAGCGCCATACCGGGCTCCCCTCCATTGCCGAAGCCTGTGCCCTTGCCGCCGGCACGCTGCTGCTGCCCAAGCGGCAAACCGCTCGCGTCACCTGCGCGCTCGCTTTGTGCCGCCCCAGTTGGCAGCTCGATCGCTTCGGCCAGCCCGCGCCTCAGCCAGCCAGTGCCGCCACGCAGGCCTCCACATCGGCGACCTCGCGCGCCGGCGGATAA
- a CDS encoding cobalt-precorrin-6A reductase produces MAGSEQADGEQMNILVLGGTGEARKLAERLVALGHQVTTSLAGRTQEPMVPAGQLRIGSLGGAEGLAAFLQASGFDWLIDATHPYAAGMSANAVAAANGAGVPLLRLVRPAWREPPEAPWTHVPDLAAAAAAIPAGAKVLLTTGHGGLEAFLRRQDCRFVVRLIEPPAKPLPPHAEIILSRPPYRLEGELALLEREAITHLVSKNSGGAQTADKLEAARQRRTNVIMVARPAYPPAREVADVEACVAALAG; encoded by the coding sequence ATGGCGGGGAGCGAACAAGCAGATGGCGAACAGATGAATATCCTGGTGCTGGGCGGAACGGGGGAGGCACGCAAGCTGGCCGAGCGGCTGGTGGCGCTCGGGCACCAAGTGACGACTTCGTTGGCTGGACGTACGCAGGAGCCGATGGTTCCGGCGGGACAATTGCGGATTGGCTCGTTGGGCGGGGCTGAGGGCCTCGCGGCCTTTCTCCAGGCGAGCGGGTTTGATTGGCTGATCGATGCGACCCATCCCTATGCTGCCGGAATGTCGGCCAATGCGGTTGCCGCGGCAAACGGCGCTGGCGTCCCGCTGTTGCGGCTGGTGCGGCCAGCCTGGCGGGAGCCGCCCGAGGCGCCCTGGACCCATGTGCCCGACCTGGCCGCCGCGGCCGCGGCCATCCCTGCGGGCGCCAAAGTGCTGCTGACCACCGGACATGGTGGGCTCGAGGCCTTTCTCCGCCGCCAGGATTGCCGGTTTGTGGTGCGCTTGATCGAGCCGCCGGCAAAGCCACTGCCGCCGCATGCCGAAATAATTCTGTCGCGCCCACCCTACCGACTTGAAGGGGAACTGGCGCTGCTGGAGCGGGAAGCAATCACACATCTGGTCAGCAAGAACTCCGGCGGCGCACAAACCGCCGACAAGCTCGAGGCGGCGCGCCAGCGCAGGACTAATGTGATCATGGTCGCGCGTCCAGCTTATCCGCCGGCGCGCGAGGTCGCCGATGTGGAGGCCTGCGTGGCGGCACTGGCTGGCTGA
- a CDS encoding cobyrinate a,c-diamide synthase: protein MSRGFVVAAPRSGSGKTVITLGLLAAFRARGTVVAPAKVGPDYIDPTFLSRAAGRDAVNLDPWSMTPGRLRHLAGVQSTGADLLIVEGVMGLFDAGADGWGSTADLAQMLDLPVVLVVDADKQSQSVAPLVAGFAHWRSGVRIAGIILNRVASAKHERMLLEALLPTGIPCLGAIPRNTELALPERHLGLVLPGEIDGFADFLQTAATSMGDYLDLDRLQALGAPLAAADAGSTPLPPLGQRIAIARDAAFAFLYPHLLDGWREQGAELLFFSPMANEPPAPGADAVFLPGGYPELHGATLAAASIFKAGLLAARDRNALIYGECGGFMVLGDALVDKAGTEHAMAGLLPITTRIDRPKRILGYRRLRHTGALPFPPNLHGHEFHYSSAKQSRLPPLFIAADARGDNLPPMGAVIGRVMGSYAHVVDAAP from the coding sequence GTGAGCCGGGGCTTTGTGGTTGCGGCCCCCCGCTCGGGTTCTGGCAAGACGGTCATCACCCTTGGCCTGCTCGCCGCCTTTCGGGCGCGTGGCACGGTCGTGGCCCCCGCCAAGGTTGGCCCCGATTATATCGACCCCACTTTTCTTAGTCGCGCCGCCGGCCGCGACGCGGTCAATCTCGATCCCTGGTCCATGACGCCGGGTCGCCTGCGCCATCTCGCGGGCGTTCAATCCACCGGCGCCGACCTCCTAATCGTTGAAGGGGTCATGGGCTTGTTTGACGCCGGCGCCGATGGCTGGGGCTCCACTGCCGATCTTGCCCAGATGTTGGACCTGCCCGTGGTGCTGGTGGTCGATGCCGACAAGCAAAGCCAGTCCGTTGCGCCCCTGGTCGCCGGCTTTGCCCATTGGCGTTCCGGCGTGCGCATCGCCGGCATCATTCTCAATCGCGTGGCTTCCGCCAAGCATGAGCGCATGCTGCTTGAAGCGCTGCTGCCCACCGGCATCCCCTGTCTTGGCGCCATTCCGCGCAACACCGAACTGGCGCTCCCCGAGCGCCATCTCGGGCTTGTCCTGCCCGGCGAGATCGATGGTTTTGCCGATTTCCTCCAAACCGCCGCCACCAGCATGGGCGACTATCTCGATCTCGATCGGCTCCAGGCACTCGGCGCGCCCCTCGCCGCAGCCGATGCTGGGAGCACTCCGCTGCCCCCGCTGGGTCAGCGCATCGCGATTGCGCGGGACGCGGCGTTCGCCTTTCTTTATCCGCACCTGCTGGATGGCTGGCGCGAGCAGGGGGCCGAACTGCTGTTCTTTTCCCCGATGGCCAACGAGCCGCCCGCGCCGGGGGCTGACGCCGTGTTCTTGCCCGGCGGTTATCCCGAACTCCATGGCGCAACCCTCGCCGCCGCATCCATCTTCAAGGCGGGTCTCCTTGCCGCTCGCGACCGCAATGCGCTGATCTATGGCGAATGCGGGGGCTTCATGGTTCTGGGCGACGCTTTGGTGGACAAAGCGGGCACTGAACACGCCATGGCCGGCCTCTTGCCCATCACCACCCGCATCGATCGCCCCAAGCGCATTCTCGGCTATCGGCGCCTGCGCCACACCGGCGCCTTGCCCTTTCCCCCCAATCTGCACGGTCACGAATTTCACTATTCCTCCGCCAAGCAGTCGCGCCTGCCGCCCCTTTTTATCGCAGCTGACGCGCGCGGGGATAACTTGCCGCCGATGGGTGCAGTGATCGGTCGGGTGATGGGATCCTATGCCCATGTCGTGGATGCCGCCCCATGA
- a CDS encoding cobyric acid synthase: protein MSARALMVMGTGSDVGKSLIVAGLCRAYTNRGLRVAPFKPQNMSNNAAVTADGGEIGRAQALQARACRRDPLTAMNPVLLKPEGETGAQLVVRGQRRQSMAAREYFDRRAELLPEVLAAYRELAADTDLVLVEGAGSASEVNLRATDIANWGFARATSILTILLGDVHRGGVIAALVGTFAVIDPEDRALIAATMINKFHGDPTLFDGAKRFLAEKTGVPCLGPIPHFPAAHRLPAEDVLALEVSQPIASAGKFTIAVPRLPRIANFDDLDPLRAEPGLELILVQPGQPIPRQADLVILPGSKATRSDLAALKLNGWDIDIKGHHRAGGRILGICGGYQMLGQSIADPDGIEGAPGTSEGLGLLDVTTILSPTKQLRLEQAIHPASGQPISGYHMHMGVTQGLDTARPFAEVAGQPEGAISPDGRIIGTYLHGLFAADPFRRAFLGAVATPDLDYEAGVEQTLDDLAAHLEHHLDLDAILALSRIAQP, encoded by the coding sequence ATGAGCGCCCGCGCCCTCATGGTCATGGGCACCGGCTCCGATGTGGGCAAATCGCTGATCGTCGCCGGCCTCTGCCGCGCCTACACCAATCGCGGCCTGCGCGTTGCCCCGTTCAAGCCGCAAAACATGTCCAACAACGCCGCGGTCACCGCCGATGGCGGCGAGATCGGTCGCGCCCAGGCCCTGCAGGCCCGCGCCTGCCGCCGCGACCCGCTCACCGCCATGAACCCGGTGCTGCTCAAGCCCGAAGGGGAAACCGGCGCTCAACTGGTGGTGCGCGGCCAACGTCGCCAGTCCATGGCCGCCCGCGAATATTTTGACCGCCGCGCCGAACTCCTCCCCGAAGTGCTCGCCGCCTACCGCGAATTGGCCGCCGACACTGACCTGGTTTTGGTGGAAGGGGCGGGCAGTGCCTCCGAAGTCAACCTGCGCGCCACCGACATCGCCAATTGGGGTTTTGCCCGCGCCACATCCATCCTGACAATTTTGTTAGGTGACGTTCATCGTGGTGGCGTAATTGCGGCACTGGTGGGCACTTTTGCGGTAATCGACCCCGAAGACCGCGCCCTGATCGCCGCCACCATGATCAACAAATTCCACGGCGATCCAACCCTCTTCGACGGCGCCAAGCGCTTTCTCGCCGAGAAAACCGGCGTCCCCTGCCTCGGCCCCATCCCCCATTTCCCCGCCGCCCACCGCCTCCCCGCCGAAGACGTGCTGGCGCTCGAAGTCAGCCAACCCATTGCCAGCGCAGGAAAATTCACCATCGCGGTCCCCCGCCTGCCGCGCATCGCCAACTTCGATGACCTCGATCCCCTGCGCGCCGAGCCCGGCCTCGAGCTCATCCTCGTCCAGCCCGGCCAACCGATTCCGCGCCAAGCCGACCTTGTGATCCTCCCCGGCTCCAAAGCCACCCGTTCCGACCTCGCCGCCCTCAAGCTAAATGGCTGGGACATCGACATAAAAGGCCATCACCGCGCCGGCGGCCGCATCCTCGGCATCTGCGGCGGCTACCAAATGCTGGGACAATCCATCGCCGATCCCGACGGCATCGAGGGCGCCCCCGGCACCAGCGAAGGCTTAGGCCTACTCGACGTCACCACAATCTTATCCCCCACCAAACAACTGCGTCTCGAGCAAGCCATCCACCCCGCCAGCGGCCAACCCATCAGCGGCTACCACATGCATATGGGCGTCACGCAAGGCCTTGATACAGCTCGCCCTTTCGCAGAAGTTGCCGGCCAGCCGGAAGGCGCCATCAGCCCCGATGGGCGAATCATCGGCACCTATCTGCACGGCCTTTTCGCCGCCGATCCCTTCCGCCGCGCCTTTCTCGGCGCCGTCGCCACCCCCGATCTCGACTACGAAGCCGGCGTCGAGCAAACCCTCGACGACCTCGCCGCCCATCTCGAGCACCATCTCGACCTCGACGCCATCCTTGCCCTGTCCCGGATTGCCCAGCCGTGA
- the cbiB gene encoding adenosylcobinamide-phosphate synthase CbiB produces MTPFLIAPIALLLERWLGYPDLLLRALGHPVMWFGRLIAWLDNRADRDRLSPEAQRRAGVVGVVVLLLATLAITLPLQLFLRALPFGWLAEALLATPFLAQKELGRAVNAVALALDRSLAEGREAVSHIVGRDPEQLDEAGVARAAVETLGESTSDGVVAPLFWLLIAGLPGIALYKAINTADSMIGHLNERHRYYGWAAARLDDLVNWIPARLTAVLIVLACRFVPGASAAQAWATMRRDARKHASPNSGWPETAFAGALGFALGGPRAYGGEVVDLPLLGSGKRDLDANDIRHALALYRATLNVLLAACLVLLLLGWLAD; encoded by the coding sequence GTGACCCCTTTCCTCATCGCCCCCATCGCGCTCCTGCTCGAACGCTGGCTCGGCTACCCCGACCTTTTGCTCCGCGCACTCGGTCACCCCGTCATGTGGTTCGGTCGCCTCATCGCCTGGCTCGACAATCGCGCGGACCGCGACCGGCTTTCCCCCGAGGCGCAGCGCCGGGCAGGGGTGGTGGGCGTAGTCGTGTTGCTGCTTGCAACTCTCGCCATCACCTTGCCGCTGCAGCTGTTTTTGCGCGCGCTGCCTTTTGGCTGGCTGGCGGAAGCCCTGCTGGCGACGCCATTTCTCGCGCAAAAGGAACTCGGGCGCGCCGTCAACGCCGTTGCTCTCGCCCTCGACCGCTCACTGGCCGAGGGCCGCGAAGCCGTCAGCCACATCGTGGGTCGTGACCCCGAACAACTCGATGAGGCTGGGGTCGCGCGGGCAGCGGTAGAAACCCTGGGGGAAAGCACGTCAGACGGCGTCGTCGCGCCCTTGTTCTGGCTGCTCATCGCGGGCCTGCCCGGCATCGCGCTCTACAAGGCGATCAACACGGCAGATTCGATGATCGGTCACCTTAACGAGCGCCACCGATACTATGGCTGGGCCGCTGCCCGGCTTGACGATCTCGTCAACTGGATCCCCGCCCGCCTCACCGCCGTACTGATTGTCCTCGCCTGCCGGTTCGTGCCCGGTGCCTCGGCGGCGCAGGCCTGGGCAACGATGCGCCGCGATGCCCGCAAGCATGCTTCCCCCAATTCCGGCTGGCCCGAAACCGCCTTTGCCGGGGCGCTGGGTTTTGCCCTTGGTGGGCCGCGCGCCTATGGGGGCGAAGTGGTCGATCTGCCGCTACTCGGGTCGGGCAAGCGCGACCTCGACGCCAATGACATCAGACACGCGCTGGCGCTTTACCGGGCAACACTTAACGTGCTGCTGGCGGCCTGCCTTGTCCTGCTCCTCCTGGGATGGCTGGCCGACTAG
- the cobU gene encoding bifunctional adenosylcobinamide kinase/adenosylcobinamide-phosphate guanylyltransferase, whose amino-acid sequence MQRHVLVLGGARSGKTAFAERLAIRSGGSPAYLATAQALDSEMRERVATHQRGRGGRFTTIEEPLALSQTLLRAGNSHDVVLVDCLTLWITNLLVANSDVARAVEELVEALAKMEKTRVILVSNEVGLGIVPDNAMARTFRDLAGAAHQRLADICEDVYFVVAGLPMTLKGATDD is encoded by the coding sequence ATGCAGCGGCATGTGCTGGTTCTGGGAGGGGCGCGCTCTGGCAAGACGGCATTTGCCGAGCGGCTGGCGATTCGCTCTGGCGGCAGCCCCGCCTATCTCGCCACAGCGCAGGCGCTGGACAGCGAGATGCGCGAGCGGGTTGCGACCCACCAGCGCGGCCGCGGTGGGCGCTTCACCACCATTGAGGAACCGCTGGCGCTCAGCCAGACGCTGCTGCGCGCTGGCAACAGCCATGATGTGGTGCTGGTGGATTGCCTAACCCTCTGGATCACCAATCTGCTCGTCGCCAATTCCGATGTGGCCAGGGCGGTTGAAGAACTCGTCGAGGCGCTGGCGAAAATGGAGAAGACCCGCGTCATCCTCGTCAGCAACGAGGTGGGGTTGGGCATTGTGCCGGACAATGCGATGGCCCGGACGTTCCGGGATCTTGCGGGAGCCGCCCATCAGCGCCTCGCCGATATCTGCGAGGATGTGTATTTCGTGGTTGCCGGATTGCCGATGACGCTCAAGGGCGCCACGGACGACTGA
- a CDS encoding BadF/BadG/BcrA/BcrD ATPase family protein, producing MPRFYLGVDGGGTNCRIRLADENLQTLAEVKNGRSNLQIDGADPAYKAILDGTRDVFAAAGLDHALTADTYACFGMAGGRMDTARAAFAARPWPFAGVQVYDDIDIAHAGALAGNDGGVIIVGTGSAALAVVEGQRFQCGGWGFQIGDQMSGAILGRELVRYAVEASDGLVEASPLTEAVLAALGGDNQAVMSWSFAVDLDVKIISRDGSEGCDDALIGRAPAEFGKLIPLLMEYFDAGDPVAQKMMTVQLGYVDAYVRWFQARNAKVMAVVGGFGQRIFPILRERYGNFVALPQFEPLHGAVILAKQNFASAANKGL from the coding sequence GTGCCCCGGTTTTATCTTGGCGTTGACGGCGGCGGCACCAATTGCCGCATCCGCTTGGCTGACGAAAATCTGCAAACGCTTGCCGAGGTCAAGAACGGGCGCTCCAATCTACAGATCGATGGCGCGGATCCCGCTTACAAGGCCATCCTCGACGGCACCCGCGATGTGTTTGCCGCCGCCGGGCTCGACCACGCACTCACGGCCGATACTTACGCGTGCTTTGGCATGGCGGGTGGGCGCATGGATACAGCCCGTGCCGCTTTTGCCGCGCGGCCCTGGCCCTTTGCCGGGGTGCAGGTCTATGACGATATCGACATTGCCCATGCCGGCGCCCTGGCGGGCAATGATGGCGGGGTGATCATTGTCGGCACCGGGTCTGCGGCCCTGGCCGTAGTCGAGGGGCAGCGCTTCCAATGCGGCGGCTGGGGCTTCCAGATCGGCGACCAGATGTCGGGCGCTATCCTCGGGCGCGAACTGGTGCGCTATGCCGTTGAAGCCAGTGACGGGCTGGTCGAAGCCTCGCCGCTGACCGAAGCTGTGCTTGCCGCCTTGGGCGGCGACAACCAGGCGGTCATGAGCTGGTCCTTTGCGGTCGATCTCGACGTCAAGATCATCAGCCGCGACGGATCGGAAGGGTGCGATGATGCCTTGATCGGGCGAGCTCCGGCAGAATTTGGCAAGCTGATCCCGCTGCTGATGGAATACTTTGATGCTGGCGACCCGGTTGCCCAAAAGATGATGACCGTACAACTGGGCTATGTGGATGCCTATGTTCGCTGGTTCCAGGCCCGCAACGCCAAGGTGATGGCGGTGGTAGGTGGCTTTGGGCAGCGCATCTTCCCCATCCTGCGTGAACGTTATGGCAATTTCGTCGCGCTGCCGCAGTTTGAACCGCTGCATGGCGCAGTTATCCTCGCCAAGCAAAACTTCGCTTCTGCCGCCAACAAGGGACTATAG
- the zwf gene encoding glucose-6-phosphate dehydrogenase, producing MSSRIIPVQPFDYVVFGATGDLTKRKLIPALYHRFKDGQFDERSRIIGVSRSPLSDAEFQTLARNAVTEFVEQEYHDEATIDRFVSIFSYVANDVSDPANWADLDGALRDDPEIVRAFYLAVAPDLFEPIAEYLSKKGYYRRDARVVIEKPLGHDLASSMEINDGVAKIFEEDQVYRIDHYLGKETVQNLLALRFANTLFEPVWNSAHIDHVQLTVSESVGAGTRGYYDESGALRDMIQNHMLQLLCLVAMEPPASDDANALRDEKLKVLRSLKPITAGDVARMTVRGQYRAVSSEGTSVKGYQEELPGEKKGSRTETFVALKAEIGNWRWSGVPFYLRTGKRMAQRVSEICIQFRAIPHSIFDHAEGAPKANKLIIRLQPDEGVKLMMMIKDPGPGGMRLREVPLNLSFAQTFTERTPEAYERLLLDVIRGNQTLFMRRDELEAAWKWVDPIREAWDNSSEPPQPYTAGTWGPSGAIALIERDGRTWYEEDH from the coding sequence GTGTCCAGTCGCATTATTCCGGTCCAACCGTTCGACTACGTGGTTTTTGGGGCCACTGGTGACCTGACCAAGCGCAAGCTGATCCCGGCCCTTTATCATCGGTTCAAGGATGGGCAGTTCGACGAGCGGTCTCGCATCATCGGCGTTTCACGCTCTCCCTTGTCCGATGCCGAGTTCCAGACCCTTGCCCGGAATGCGGTCACGGAGTTTGTCGAGCAGGAATATCACGATGAGGCAACGATCGACCGCTTTGTGTCGATCTTCTCCTACGTCGCCAATGATGTGAGCGACCCGGCGAACTGGGCCGACCTGGACGGCGCGTTGCGGGACGATCCCGAGATCGTGCGCGCCTTCTACCTGGCGGTGGCACCCGACCTGTTCGAGCCGATAGCCGAATATTTGTCGAAGAAGGGCTATTACCGGCGCGACGCCCGCGTCGTGATCGAAAAGCCGCTTGGCCACGATCTCGCATCCTCTATGGAAATCAATGATGGCGTGGCCAAGATCTTCGAAGAAGATCAGGTTTATCGCATCGACCATTATCTGGGCAAAGAAACGGTGCAGAACCTGCTGGCGCTGCGCTTTGCCAACACCTTGTTTGAGCCGGTCTGGAACTCGGCCCATATCGACCATGTCCAGCTTACCGTTTCGGAATCGGTCGGCGCGGGAACGCGCGGCTATTACGACGAGAGTGGCGCCCTGCGCGACATGATTCAGAACCACATGCTGCAACTGCTCTGTCTTGTGGCGATGGAGCCGCCAGCCTCGGACGACGCCAATGCGCTGCGCGATGAAAAGCTTAAAGTGCTGCGCTCGCTCAAGCCGATTACTGCGGGGGATGTAGCGCGCATGACCGTGCGCGGGCAATATCGCGCGGTGTCTTCGGAAGGCACTTCGGTCAAGGGCTACCAGGAAGAACTTCCGGGCGAAAAGAAGGGTTCGCGCACCGAAACCTTTGTGGCGCTCAAGGCCGAAATTGGTAATTGGCGTTGGTCGGGCGTGCCGTTCTATCTGCGCACGGGCAAGCGCATGGCCCAGCGCGTCTCGGAAATCTGCATTCAGTTCCGCGCCATCCCGCACTCCATCTTCGATCACGCCGAAGGCGCGCCCAAGGCCAACAAGCTAATAATCCGCCTGCAGCCCGATGAGGGCGTCAAGCTGATGATGATGATCAAGGATCCCGGGCCGGGCGGCATGCGCCTGCGCGAAGTCCCGCTCAATCTGAGCTTTGCCCAGACCTTCACCGAGCGCACGCCGGAGGCCTATGAGCGGCTGCTGCTGGACGTGATCCGCGGCAACCAGACCTTGTTCATGCGCCGCGACGAGCTGGAAGCGGCCTGGAAATGGGTCGATCCGATCCGCGAGGCCTGGGACAATTCGAGTGAGCCGCCCCAGCCTTACACCGCCGGAACCTGGGGCCCATCGGGTGCCATTGCGCTGATCGAGCGCGACGGCCGCACCTGGTATGAGGAAGATCACTAA
- the pgl gene encoding 6-phosphogluconolactonase has product MRKITKTMLDRRTFADKPTLAKELAEAVADRIRAAIAERGNAAIAVSGGSTPARFFQALGKFKDLDWEKVVVTLVDERWVDETNDRSNALLVNERMLQGPAAVARFLPLYSGGDAPDNAAVERTNAQLEALPRPFAAVVLGMGSDGHTASFFPGGDTLAEALSAPGPTIAIRAPGAGEPRITFTLPRLLETDGLYLHIEGEEKAAVLDAALGDGPVEDMPIRAVLRSGHPLTVYWCP; this is encoded by the coding sequence ATGAGGAAGATCACTAAGACCATGCTCGACCGCCGCACCTTTGCCGACAAGCCCACCCTCGCCAAGGAATTGGCCGAAGCCGTTGCGGACCGTATCCGCGCAGCCATCGCCGAGCGGGGCAATGCAGCCATTGCCGTGAGCGGCGGCTCGACGCCCGCGCGCTTTTTCCAGGCCCTGGGCAAGTTCAAGGACCTCGACTGGGAAAAGGTCGTGGTCACCCTTGTTGATGAGCGGTGGGTCGATGAAACCAACGATCGCTCCAATGCGCTGCTGGTCAACGAGCGCATGCTGCAGGGCCCGGCCGCGGTAGCGCGGTTCTTGCCCCTTTATTCCGGTGGCGATGCACCCGACAATGCAGCTGTAGAGCGCACCAACGCTCAACTGGAAGCGCTGCCGCGCCCCTTTGCCGCCGTGGTCCTCGGCATGGGCAGCGACGGGCATACCGCGTCCTTCTTTCCCGGGGGCGATACCCTGGCCGAGGCGCTGAGCGCGCCGGGACCAACCATCGCCATCCGGGCGCCTGGTGCGGGTGAGCCCCGCATCACTTTTACCCTTCCGCGTCTTCTGGAAACGGATGGGCTCTACCTCCATATCGAGGGGGAAGAAAAGGCCGCCGTTCTGGACGCGGCGCTGGGCGACGGTCCGGTCGAGGACATGCCCATTCGCGCCGTGCTGCGCTCCGGCCATCCGTTAACTGTATACTGGTGCCCATAG